From Impatiens glandulifera chromosome 7, dImpGla2.1, whole genome shotgun sequence:
GATGGGCGACTCAGTTAGGCATTATTGGACGAATCTCGTTCAATTTTGTGTTCACTCATTTACCCTATTCTGTGTTGTTTAGACTTAAGATTGGTGTTTGTGATTGCTCATCAGGAGGCATGTCCGAGTATAAAGAACATTCTCCTTCTAGACTCAGAAGGGAAGCGCGTAGCGATCAAGTACTACTCGGATGATTGGCCGACAAATGCTGCAAAGTCTGCTTTCGAGAAGTCTGTGTTCACAAAAACACAGAAAATCAATGCGAGAACCGAAGgtacattttcattatttttattttgcgaAAAGGAAAAATCATTGATTTACAGAAATTTTTAATGAGATGGTGAAcagattttcaatattattttgttgaGTGGACAAAAAGGGTAAATCTTTGCAAATGTGAAATGACTTCAGTTTCTCTATGCTGACTTACAGCGGAAATAGGAATGTTTGAGAATTCAATCGTCGTCTATAAGTTCATACAAGACCTTCATTTCTTTGTAACCGGAGGTGAAGAGGAAAACGAGCTGATCTTGGCAACGGTTCTTCAAGGTTTTGTTGATGCAGTTAGTCTCCTGCTCAGGTTTTGTTATCAAGGCTGCTTAATTTactcttttttgtttttctttttatgcTTCGATTTGTCTTGTTTGTAAGGTTGATATTATGCAGGAACAATGTTGACAAAACAGAGGCTCTTGAGAATTTGGATCTCATTCTTCTATGTCTTGATGAAATTGTTGATGGAGGGTATGTATGTATGGATTTCTCATAGTGATGATGTTTCAAGTTATTCgtttaaattactttttttcttctaaataagCTCTTAAACTTTGAAACTCCTTTATAGGAATACTTTTAAAGCGACCCGTGATTTGTCTCAGATCCATATCAAAATGAATTCATAGTTTCAGGTTTTATATGACAAAAACATAGAATTGACGAATATTTTAAAGGCTTATTTATGGGTTCACTATTCTCTTATATTGGCTATTTGAAAATTGTAGTCATTATCCCATTGGAAAATCATTGAAGTTAAAACAAAGTcaaattgttttgtttgatataagaattatttttaatcatgatCCAGATTATAGTATGTTTGTTTTTACATTACTTGGTATAAAGATGATTTTTTGAGTTATGATCAAGATTATAATGTGATTTTTCTTTCCTATTTCTATCACattccaaattattttctagatcattTGAATTTGTAACAACATAACAAAATGATTATAATCCAACTTTGAAAAAATGCATATCATATCATACAATCAAATATCTTAGCTTTCACCATTATAATGAGCTCAATGATTTTTTGCAGAATGATTCTTGAAACAGATGGTAGCATCATTGCAGGAAAAGTAGCATCACATAACATGGATGAGACCGCCCCATTGGCCGAGCAGGTAAAACGTTTTTTTCCTTCTATATTCTAAACCCGAAGAACAATGATGAAGCAATTGTATTTGTGTGGTAAATTGACATGCATATGTATCTTTAACCTAATGCAGACCATATCGCAAGCTTTGGCGACAGCTCGCGAACACTTGACAAGATCTCTTCTGAAATGAATCATACCGGGGACTATTTTTATCGATGAAAAATTGAATCGCGATTTAAGTATAATCATATTATTTCACACGAGCCATTTGCTTCTTATCGCGATTTAAGTATAATCATATTATTTCCCACGAGCCATTTGCTTCTTCTCACTCAATTCTGGACTATGGCACTAGGATTCTTTGGCCTGTTTTCTTgttcttaacaaatattttttctaatttggttattatatttgtaatgaGGAGATGTTTCCTAGTTTGGACTCCTCTCAAGGCCTTGTTTGGAATTCattgaattttaattagaaaaaaaatgtcatgtttGGTTGTGTTTGAAATGAGTTCATATTATTAAGATAATCTCCATTTATATATGTAcatgttgggtcagctcatttggcagctgggtctaacaaattaataaagcccattaggacatatttaattaagaaaaaaaaacacagcagttttttgagttatttttctctctccctcttccagcagttcttcctctattgaaacataattttcttcttctgatttcttttatctcttctttatttggttagtgatgatgataatgtatgtgaatgacaagttaggatgatgtcaattgataacttttgttagattacctctaggcttgtattgaactacattgtatacccatttgatatagtggatgatttaagtgaccgaagtgtcccgtggtttttacatattttgggttttccacgttaaATCTTGGTGTCAtgctctctgtttctttgattgtttgatgctcaattgttttgactacctatttgattacacaaaaaggaaaaagaattgttaggccttgttgtagcttgtctatttctgaattgctaaacagatgctattattcgatttctacaacaagtggtatcagagctgagttcgtttggtggtgattcttgtataattcaaatggaagaatcgttgagtagtaatgacacgatgatcaaactcacagctaccaattacacaatctggaagtcacggatggaggacatattgtgtaattatgattatgaagacactattttgggtgataaagaCAAACCAGAGGCTATGACAGATGGAGATTGGAAAaagctgaacagaaaggcagttggtaaaatcaggcaatgggttgacaacagtgtgtatcaATATGTGGCTACTGAGGTTAATGCTCAtaaagtgtggactattttgagtgagttgTATGAGAAGAACCacactcaaaacagagcatttctatttaggaagctttgctcgttgaaatatcaagatgtgTCTTTTATGTCcgagcatctaaatgcttttcaggggattctaaatgagttgactacgataggaatgaaatttgatgatgagcttcatgctatgtgtttgattaatttcttGCCTGATAATTGTGaaacacttgtggtttcaattaccaattctgttccacaaggtaagctcactttgaaaatgatgaaagagagcgtgTTAAATGAAGAGGCTAGAATAAAAGAACAAggcttctcgactccaagtcaggtgttcgtgactgagaaaaggggtagaagtaaaagtagaactccaaagaatcgcagtggcagttcagacaggtcatggggaacatccagctcgagaaaagagattacatgttatcattgtgacaagccaggacacaagaagtatcagtgTAGATCTTTAaagcgggaacaaaaggagaataagcaagatggaagtagtaaggttgcaaATGTGAgtggtaacgacatcgatattgtttacgacaatgatagtatcaaccttgtttctcaagatacacaatgggtggtagactcaggtgcttcttatcatgtcaccaatcgttatgatatatttgcttcttacactagtggacagtttggttcagtgacgttgggaaaccatgttacgtgtaagattgttgaAAAATGAGACGTCTGTTTGAatactaacacttcgtgcaagctacttttgaagaatgttcgacatattcccgatattcggatgaatttgatctctactggtattcttgatgatgagggatatcatagttactttggtgaaggaaaatggaaactcaataagggtctttggtgatagctaaaggaaagaaggtcggttctctttatgtgacagagactaagtcttacgggggagaagcaaatgcaattaatgattgttcagcacAGCTTTGGCATAAgcgacttggtcacttaagtcagaataacatgcgagttctctccaagacaGTCGATCTTcagggcttaaagtccacagatttgaagacatACACAaattgcttagttggtaagcaacatagagtttccttcaaaagtttctctctATCTAAgaagcccaatatcctagatatggttcacacagacatatgttgttaggatctagatcgccgctggggaaccgggggttggaccggttagcggttcacactcgaagggtggtggttaatctggttagagattaacaccggggtttcaatactacacaacctgtcacaaacccttgaactaggttcaagcgcggaagaggtttgctttcagattgaagcggcacgcttgtatgataggcagaatcggtattGTATAATGGAGGTTTGAAGTTTGATGAGTCGGCTTCGGTAACCTGGAAGTTTGACTTGGATGGGATTAAATCGGTTATAGTGGTATAAATCGGTCAAGTAATGAAACCgacagacagtaaataacaagagattttatggatgttcggagataaaactcctacgtcaccccttcttctcgaaaccgcgagaaggatattcactaaggaaaacaagtacaaaccgatcgagacttatttcctgctcgataatactcttacaatttacaccgaaattgtaaaacacactttaacttttaacacttaggctttctaaagCAGCACActtttatcacttgtagtaaatgctcttagcgctcgTTAACTCAAATGTATGTCTCTtaatgtcccacatttactcttctgcaactgcctccttttataggtaaaatatgccaacggtcatatttcacttccttgaatctgattggctgagcagaggtgcagtgattcagtgtttcagaggttcagacctgcggtcatttcctcagacctgatggtcaacctcagacctggtgttctgtctcagacctggcggtctgttcttccggtgtgtaagacaaacctgccgggtttgtcttttacttgatgtaggcactgtctgttggacagttgtctgtacttggaagatttcctttctgtcttatcccgaagtggaaggatccggtagtactgtcttctgcagcctacagtctttcctcaaacttgcatgaatatggaagtgttcagtctgttcctttggtatcgttctcaacagatacccgaattgtcttcttgtactggtcggtcatttgacttagccGAATGTCtcttggtagtgatgtaaccggacttcttccagTTATTcctgtcttgtggatgatcggctgtttgatgattccggttttcagctttggccgatcctttctttgtgtggtcacgttccaagtattcttgatcggtttggtagcttgaccggttagttttctttagccggttccggttcggttccttgttcctgcatggaaagtttatttaagttaggtttatttgaaccggtcttattttatctaacaatttctccctttttgattattttatttaaaattatcaaaatcatgtaagtttgcaaccgtaggccggttgttttgtttggccggatttttgaaactgacttgggagaattttttttttttttttttttttgaaaaatgtttgagaaaaattttggaagaatCTTTATAAAAGTCTTTATCtttgtctttatcttttatcttatcaatttctccctttttgattattttatttaaaattatcaaaactaagtagaaatgtaaaagatggccggtttcaaaaagtgactttatatatatatagataaccgaaagagacagatatatataaaagtattaagGCAATAAGAAGAAAGGTAGTCCCTATTCAGAATCCGTGAAGTCATATatgctcttcttcttcggttgctgtcgACCGGTCGGTTCGGAAGTTCGGCGTTTAGTGGAccgggaccgcagttgttcttcgacCTCCTCTTCGACTTGGTCGTCCTGCTGCGATGTACCCGTTACGACCGTGTCAGTGACTTCATTGAGCAGCTCGGCTATCTTaactttcttaggggcctccctttttcttcttgttttcctTTGCGTATTTGTCCAGCCTCCGTGCCTCCCTTTCCAACCGggcggcatcctccgcagcttgaTTGGCCACTTTCTCAGCAAACCCTGGGAATATGGCCCCAGCCTTTTTAATCCGCGCGGCTTCCTCTTCCGCTTCGGTCAGCTGAGATGGGCGcggtgcctctttatcttttcctgcttcggcatccagcgcatcctggaccctcttagctacttgagcatcagccgctacaGCCGCGGCGTCTGCGTTCACCTTAGCccttagaatttcggccatttGTTCGGAAAGCGCCTTTACTTCGTCCACGAGAGTCCCATTtatcttctcgagttcggagacccggttAAGTGTCGTTCCGATCAGATCCTCATTCATCGCCGTCAGCCGTTGATCAGTATCTCTCTCAAGCCTGTCGAGGTCTTTCTTTAAATCGGAGGTCACCTCCTCCACAATTGTGGTTAGCTGAGCACATTTATCTTGCCGAACCGCCTCTTCTCACAGACCTTTGCCGAGTTCTGAGAACCGTTCTTGATGTCTTTCCAGTAGATTCCTTGTGACGTCGGTGAATTTGAGGGCCGAATCAACTATCCTATCGGATCTATCTTTGAACGGCTGAACCGCGGTCTCGTCGAACTCTTTAATGCGGCTGTCAATCCGGTCTgatatggatgcttcaagcttCTGAAATCGGTcttcaacccattctttagtgAAGTCtgaagcggtgacttccggtggtgggggAGGTGATTGCTCGGTGAGATTTGGGTCGGCTCTGTCACTGGATTCTATCGGTGCCGCatcctcccttggaggtgttggacagttaacCGGAAACTTTTCGATCTGGGGAGCAGTGTAGACTGGTACTTGCATCCGGCTACATATGGCTTCCAGCCGCTCGATTTCTTGAATTAGCtcccctttggctttttcaagccttgctatcacccgcggcgctacggtgtccaccgatTCCATCTTGTTGATCTCCTCCTTAATTTTCCGGATCCGAGCTtttagtttccgaagttggaCCTTCGGTAACAAGAGACAGGTTCGGTATTGTACCTCTTGGAGTGTGTTGGAGTTTGTAATGTTCATCATCAGATCTtccacttcctccaatctgtcgatgcatTGCTTTTCcgtgtggcccggtaggatttctctATAAGGTGTACCGAACCGATGCTCGTGCCACTCCAAGTATAGTTCTTCAATCGTCTCGGCTCTTCTTTTGACGCCTTGAAGGAGTTTCCGGGCtaatctatcggcctctgcttcttcggcctcctccctcgTTTTGTCGGCACCTTCGTCATCGGCTTCTTTGTCAACCTCTTCTTCACCATCCTCTTCTCTGCCCTCGGCGGTCTCAGGGTTGATGTTTGATCCGACATTATTCGGACTCGGAGCCGGACAGTCGTCttcattgaccgttctatcatcctcGGTCTTCTCCGTGTCGGTCCTCTCAGAGAAAGAAGCCGACTGTTCATCTTCTGTTTGCTGCGGCGGTTCCGAGGaggttttcttttctttgcctTTGCCATCGGCCTTTGCTTTTGCTGGGGCAGCTTTCTTGGCggatttcttctttcggccacctgtggaactgggggCCGGCTGCGTCCTTTCaaggaattgccttgatctAATGAGGCATCGTTTTGCTACAGCGACGCCAGAACCGATGTCGATATTTAGGTGGAGGAATATCTTACCGAGaggcacggcgtatccccacgaccggtttgagtccggtttcaccatatccatgaggttgctgaacaccgctcttgcccagttgacctctctTCCCTCCATCAAACCGATTAGCATCTTGATTTTATCTCTTGTGAGGTTGCTGATgtttcctcccctcgccagaATCGCCCGTGCGAAGATGTCACACACCGGGATTAACTCCGGCTTCAGCATTTGTTTACTCCCAGATGTTTTGATCGGCTCATTAGTTGCTGATAGAAtgtggcaagccgcctcaaaggtgtcctgctctatttttgccgttgcatcctggccggttgttggaagatgcaggctctcggccaccaatgcttcggtgagctctatttgggaaccgcatacagtcacggtgatcttgtcgtaggcgacggttgcggttttgaagaactcttcgaccgcatctttgtaaataacatgaggaccgccgaggaaatattccagaccggttttgattatccggtcaataacttccttcGCCTCGGTCGTACCGTTcaaccggatttcctcgaaatccacctgagaatAGAGTTTGAATAAAGCCGTATCACGCCCCATGTTGTAGAGTTTGAGAATGTGAGAGAGAGTCGCTTCAAAAGAAttagagagcttagagagagaaagtagattcgcatgagaatgaaacaaaatgaccaaaggtcccttttatagatgcggtttggaagcccaaccgtc
This genomic window contains:
- the LOC124945688 gene encoding coatomer subunit zeta-1-like, whose product is MGSFSVYREACPSIKNILLLDSEGKRVAIKYYSDDWPTNAAKSAFEKSVFTKTQKINARTEAEIGMFENSIVVYKFIQDLHFFVTGGEEENELILATVLQGFVDAVSLLLRNNVDKTEALENLDLILLCLDEIVDGGMILETDGSIIAGKVASHNMDETAPLAEQTISQALATAREHLTRSLLK